In a genomic window of Deinococcus sp. AB2017081:
- a CDS encoding carbohydrate ABC transporter permease: MELPRTTPDLVAEGAPRPAATTAPRPWRPQSSGLRWLMLAPALVVILATVIYPLVASFITSFRDWRLINSPTPGAFVGLENYTRALTDAGFLNSLGVSGLYTLISVTLTLVTGLGIALILAKPTPLNVFARTLLIFPFAVAPILKGYSWRFMLNPEYGVYAKMLGEVFPPLKGYVWLGHDFSALVAIAMSEIWGWAPLFALMFIGALGAIPAETTEAAKMDGATGVQIFRRITLPLLAPVLYIVALLKIISAFKMFDQVAIMTGGGPGDSTQTLYFFVYQVAFRNLDLGYASAVSYLLVAMMAVIATFYVRTLMRGD; encoded by the coding sequence ATGGAACTCCCCCGAACGACGCCTGACCTCGTGGCCGAGGGCGCCCCGCGCCCCGCCGCGACCACCGCTCCCCGGCCGTGGCGACCGCAGAGCAGCGGCCTGCGCTGGCTGATGCTCGCCCCGGCGCTGGTCGTGATCCTCGCGACCGTGATCTACCCGCTCGTCGCGTCCTTCATCACGTCCTTCCGCGACTGGCGCCTCATCAACTCGCCCACCCCCGGCGCCTTCGTGGGTCTGGAGAACTACACGCGCGCCCTCACCGACGCCGGCTTCCTCAACAGCCTCGGCGTGAGCGGACTGTACACGCTCATCTCGGTCACGCTGACGCTCGTCACCGGCCTGGGCATCGCGCTGATCCTCGCCAAGCCCACCCCCCTGAACGTCTTCGCGCGCACCCTGCTGATCTTCCCCTTCGCCGTCGCCCCGATCCTCAAGGGCTACTCGTGGCGGTTCATGCTCAACCCCGAGTACGGTGTGTACGCCAAGATGCTCGGCGAGGTCTTCCCGCCGCTCAAGGGTTACGTGTGGCTGGGCCACGACTTCAGCGCCCTGGTCGCCATCGCGATGTCCGAGATCTGGGGCTGGGCGCCGCTGTTCGCCCTGATGTTCATCGGCGCGCTCGGGGCCATCCCGGCGGAGACCACGGAAGCCGCCAAGATGGACGGCGCGACGGGCGTCCAGATCTTCCGGCGCATCACGCTGCCGCTGCTCGCCCCGGTGCTGTACATCGTGGCGCTCCTGAAGATCATCTCGGCGTTCAAGATGTTCGACCAGGTCGCCATCATGACCGGCGGCGGCCCCGGCGACTCCACCCAGACGCTGTACTTCTTCGTGTACCAGGTGGCGTTCCGCAACCTCGACCTGGGCTACGCGTCGGCCGTGTCGTACCTGCTCGTCGCGATGATGGCCGTGATCGCCACGTTCTACGTGCGCACCCTGATGAGGGGGGACTGA
- a CDS encoding ABC transporter substrate-binding protein, producing MTKAEHGVHRRIGLTLSLLGAVATTATGSAQTAATYGLKAGKPYAGTEVKFLICCATAGQFAQMIKLTGPGSEFEKLTGITVKWENTPYEALQQKILVEATTGNTYDAVAWVDAWGEAFKSQMMPLNSRIAADKINMKDYPNAYIEASTDASGNIVGLPFRGHPLVLFYRKDVFKDLGLKVPTTWQDAVKTAATIQQKKPGMTGLSTMYGVSAGQNLFNWVSMLWGNGGDILDKQGKPVFNSARGVQATQFYIDILRKNKVTNPAATTFAEPESSSELLQGRAAMWVGWWWYWARFSDPKGVAPAVLNNVGFAPAPGWAGGKTQNYALIWPLGIFKNAKNPDAAWEFIKYVTNTEVQKKVAANRSIPAEADNTIVTFSGMNDAKVNAANGGIPKVGAQALATARTLPQVKTWAEIQSVLEVGINQMATGAEVQATLNRMARDVDAIQKRAGYYK from the coding sequence ATGACGAAGGCAGAACACGGAGTTCATCGGCGCATCGGACTGACCCTGAGCCTCCTGGGCGCGGTGGCGACCACCGCCACCGGCTCGGCGCAGACGGCCGCGACGTACGGCCTCAAGGCCGGCAAGCCCTACGCCGGCACCGAGGTCAAGTTCCTCATCTGCTGCGCCACCGCCGGCCAGTTCGCCCAGATGATCAAGCTCACCGGCCCCGGCAGCGAGTTCGAGAAGCTCACGGGCATCACCGTCAAGTGGGAGAACACCCCCTACGAAGCGCTGCAGCAGAAGATCCTGGTCGAGGCGACCACCGGCAACACCTACGACGCGGTCGCGTGGGTCGACGCGTGGGGCGAGGCCTTCAAGTCCCAGATGATGCCGCTGAACAGCCGCATCGCCGCGGACAAGATCAACATGAAGGACTACCCGAACGCCTACATCGAGGCGTCCACCGACGCGTCCGGGAACATCGTCGGCCTGCCGTTCCGCGGCCACCCACTCGTGCTGTTCTACCGCAAGGACGTCTTCAAGGACCTCGGCCTCAAGGTGCCCACCACGTGGCAGGACGCCGTCAAGACCGCGGCCACCATCCAGCAGAAGAAGCCCGGCATGACCGGCCTGTCGACCATGTACGGCGTGAGCGCCGGCCAGAACCTCTTCAACTGGGTCAGCATGTTGTGGGGCAACGGCGGCGACATCCTCGACAAGCAGGGCAAGCCGGTGTTCAACAGCGCCAGGGGCGTGCAGGCCACGCAGTTCTACATCGACATCCTGCGCAAGAACAAGGTCACCAACCCCGCTGCCACGACCTTCGCCGAGCCCGAATCGTCCTCCGAACTGCTCCAGGGCCGCGCGGCCATGTGGGTCGGGTGGTGGTGGTACTGGGCGCGCTTCTCCGACCCCAAGGGCGTCGCGCCCGCCGTGCTGAACAACGTCGGCTTCGCGCCCGCGCCCGGCTGGGCCGGCGGCAAGACGCAGAACTACGCGCTGATCTGGCCGCTGGGCATCTTCAAGAACGCCAAGAACCCCGACGCCGCGTGGGAGTTCATCAAGTACGTCACGAACACCGAGGTGCAGAAGAAGGTCGCGGCGAACCGCAGCATTCCCGCCGAGGCCGACAACACCATCGTCACGTTCAGCGGCATGAACGACGCCAAGGTCAACGCCGCCAATGGCGGCATCCCCAAGGTGGGCGCGCAGGCCCTCGCGACCGCCCGCACCCTCCCGCAGGTCAAGACCTGGGCCGAGATCCAGAGCGTCCTCGAGGTCGGCATCAACCAGATGGCCACCGGCGCCGAGGTGCAGGCGACCCTGAACCGCATGGCCAGGGACGTGGACGCCATCCAGAAACGCGCCGGCTACTACAAGTAA
- a CDS encoding cupin domain-containing protein — MTVPEPTDPRPVEHLGAMTGNVVRFRDLKTRPIPLMFIDSILPGHQRHNYAVIGDTASENDAYAPFITSPHGFQIGMVRARQGNGPAYHTHDYIESFLPLKGRWRFYWGQGPDAIDGETILEEFDYVTLPAHLWRGFECIDEGESWIFAVLEKHEVYEGKDPYWAPDVIRRAREYGFEASESGKMIKPDNFADLEQQMLRQFGED, encoded by the coding sequence ATGACCGTCCCCGAACCCACCGATCCCCGGCCCGTGGAGCACCTCGGTGCCATGACCGGCAACGTCGTCCGCTTCCGCGACCTCAAGACCCGGCCGATCCCGCTCATGTTCATCGACTCGATCCTGCCCGGCCACCAGCGCCACAACTACGCCGTGATCGGGGACACCGCGTCCGAGAACGACGCCTACGCGCCGTTCATCACCTCGCCGCACGGCTTCCAGATCGGCATGGTGCGCGCCCGCCAGGGCAACGGCCCCGCGTACCACACCCACGACTACATCGAGTCCTTCCTGCCGCTCAAGGGCCGCTGGCGCTTCTACTGGGGCCAGGGCCCCGACGCCATCGACGGCGAGACCATCCTGGAGGAGTTCGACTACGTCACGCTGCCCGCGCACCTGTGGCGCGGCTTCGAGTGCATTGACGAGGGCGAGAGCTGGATCTTCGCCGTCCTCGAGAAACACGAGGTGTACGAGGGCAAGGATCCGTACTGGGCCCCGGACGTGATCCGCCGCGCCCGCGAGTACGGCTTCGAGGCGAGCGAGAGCGGCAAGATGATCAAGCCGGACAACTTCGCCGACCTCGAGCAGCAGATGCTCCGCCAGTTCGGGGAGGACTGA
- a CDS encoding alpha/beta fold hydrolase gives MTTVLLPGTLCDATLWHGVAAPRGVRTAPVVRGSTLTDAAARAVAGAAGPLHVVGFSLGALVAFEVLRRWPGRVGRLTLISASPLPPTPAQLDTWAAQRRATEAGDFGEVVARISAASGAHAGTVAAMAHRVGAAAFLEQLALLRSRPDSRADLGAYGGPLTLLVGAHDTVTPPALTHAMAALAPHADVRVVPGAGHYLPLDAPTAVSDALGGIAHA, from the coding sequence GTGACCACGGTGCTGCTGCCGGGCACCCTGTGCGACGCGACGCTGTGGCACGGCGTGGCCGCGCCGCGCGGTGTCCGCACTGCGCCCGTCGTGCGCGGCAGCACGCTCACCGACGCGGCCGCGCGGGCGGTGGCCGGCGCAGCCGGGCCCCTCCACGTCGTGGGCTTCTCGCTGGGCGCTCTGGTGGCCTTCGAGGTGCTGCGCCGCTGGCCCGGGCGCGTGGGCCGGCTCACGCTCATCAGCGCGTCGCCCCTGCCCCCCACGCCGGCACAGCTCGACACGTGGGCCGCGCAGCGGCGCGCCACCGAGGCGGGCGACTTCGGGGAGGTCGTGGCCCGGATCTCGGCCGCGTCGGGTGCACACGCGGGCACCGTCGCGGCCATGGCGCACCGGGTCGGGGCGGCCGCCTTCCTCGAGCAGCTCGCCCTGCTGCGCTCGCGGCCCGACAGCCGCGCCGACCTGGGCGCGTACGGCGGGCCCCTCACCCTGCTGGTCGGCGCGCACGACACCGTCACGCCGCCCGCGCTGACCCACGCCATGGCGGCGCTGGCCCCGCACGCGGACGTGCGCGTCGTGCCGGGCGCCGGCCACTACCTGCCGCTCGACGCTCCCACCGCCGTCTCGGACGCCCTGGGTGGGATCGCCCATGCGTGA
- a CDS encoding HpcH/HpaI aldolase family protein, whose translation MREPWAVAERLRRGEVVLNGWLHLPGGVSAEVMGRAGYDALTVDLQHGLIGDGGLVGTLQAIATTPAAPLVRVPGLHPPDLMRALDAGAVGVICPMIDTPDHADALVRACRYAPAGQRSFGPTRARLVHGDAYAAGADAGTLVFAMIETARALEHLDAILDTPGLDGVYVGPGDLSLSLTGHATLDFRAGAVHDAVAHIARAAAARGVVPGIFTQGGDLARAALDLGYRFVTAGSDLALLSTAARTVLGDLRGGAPPGTPPPLY comes from the coding sequence ATGCGTGAGCCGTGGGCCGTCGCGGAACGCCTGCGCCGCGGCGAGGTGGTCCTGAACGGCTGGCTGCACCTGCCCGGCGGCGTGAGCGCCGAGGTGATGGGCCGCGCCGGCTACGACGCCCTGACCGTCGACCTGCAGCACGGCCTGATCGGCGACGGCGGCCTGGTGGGCACCCTGCAGGCGATCGCCACGACGCCCGCCGCGCCCCTGGTGCGCGTGCCGGGCCTGCACCCCCCGGACCTCATGCGCGCCCTGGACGCCGGCGCGGTGGGCGTGATCTGCCCGATGATCGACACGCCGGATCACGCGGACGCGCTCGTGCGGGCGTGCCGCTACGCCCCGGCCGGCCAGCGCTCCTTCGGCCCGACCCGCGCCCGGCTGGTCCACGGCGACGCCTACGCGGCGGGCGCGGACGCCGGCACCCTGGTCTTCGCCATGATCGAGACCGCCCGCGCGCTCGAGCACCTCGACGCGATCCTCGACACGCCGGGCCTGGACGGCGTGTATGTCGGTCCGGGCGACCTGAGCCTCAGCCTGACGGGCCACGCCACCCTCGACTTCCGCGCGGGCGCGGTTCATGACGCGGTCGCGCACATCGCGCGCGCCGCGGCCGCGCGCGGCGTGGTTCCCGGGATCTTCACCCAGGGCGGCGACCTGGCCCGCGCCGCCCTCGACCTCGGCTACCGCTTCGTGACGGCCGGCTCCGACCTCGCCCTGCTCTCCACGGCGGCGCGCACCGTGCTCGGCGACCTGCGCGGTGGGGCGCCCCCAGGAACGCCACCGCCGCTGTACTGA
- the hisD gene encoding histidinol dehydrogenase: MAHIVKPGMNVDTQLSITQSVHDTVRGLIADIRARGDGALREHSQAFDGWNPPQFRLSAEQIALAVAQVPEEQLASIRFSLEQVRTFARAQRASIHDVEIETIPGVTLGHRVLPVNSVACYVPGGRYPMIASAIMSVATAKVAGVPRVVAVTPPKDGQPYPATVATMHLAGADEIYIMGGVQALAALALGTPSIAPVDMLVGPGNAYVAEAKRQLFGQVGIDLLAGPTETLVIADDTVDAEMVATDLLGQAEHGTNSPAVLLTTSATLAQDVQDEIGRQLTRLATAEVAGRAWQDYGQIIVAEDEDEMVRLADEIASEHVQVLTRDPDVFLARMTNYGSLFLGPETNVAYGDKAIGTNHILPTGRAARYTGGLWVGKFLKTVTYQRATREASVVVGRHCSVICGVEGFAGHQRQADLRVERYAPAVAVGTGD, translated from the coding sequence ATGGCCCACATCGTCAAGCCCGGCATGAACGTCGACACCCAGCTGAGCATCACCCAGAGCGTGCACGACACGGTGCGCGGCCTGATCGCGGACATCCGCGCCCGGGGCGACGGCGCGCTGCGTGAGCACTCGCAGGCCTTCGACGGCTGGAACCCCCCGCAGTTCCGCCTCAGCGCCGAGCAGATCGCGCTGGCCGTGGCGCAGGTGCCCGAGGAGCAGCTCGCGTCCATCCGCTTCAGCCTCGAGCAGGTGCGCACCTTCGCGCGGGCACAGCGCGCGTCCATCCACGACGTGGAGATCGAGACGATCCCCGGCGTGACCCTCGGCCACCGGGTGCTGCCCGTGAACTCGGTCGCGTGCTACGTGCCGGGCGGCCGCTACCCGATGATCGCCTCGGCCATCATGAGTGTCGCCACCGCCAAGGTCGCCGGCGTGCCCCGCGTGGTGGCGGTCACGCCGCCCAAGGACGGCCAGCCGTACCCGGCGACCGTGGCGACCATGCACCTCGCCGGGGCCGACGAGATCTACATCATGGGCGGCGTGCAGGCGCTCGCCGCGCTCGCCCTGGGCACGCCGAGCATCGCGCCGGTCGACATGCTCGTCGGGCCCGGCAACGCCTACGTCGCCGAGGCCAAACGGCAGCTGTTCGGCCAGGTGGGCATCGACCTGCTCGCCGGGCCCACCGAGACGCTCGTGATCGCCGACGACACGGTGGACGCCGAGATGGTCGCCACGGACCTGCTCGGGCAGGCGGAGCACGGCACGAACTCGCCTGCGGTGCTGCTCACCACCTCCGCCACGCTCGCGCAGGACGTGCAGGACGAGATCGGACGCCAGCTCACGCGCCTGGCCACGGCCGAGGTGGCCGGGCGCGCGTGGCAGGACTACGGGCAGATCATCGTGGCCGAGGACGAGGACGAGATGGTGCGCCTCGCCGACGAGATCGCCTCTGAACACGTGCAGGTGCTCACGCGCGACCCGGACGTGTTCCTCGCGCGCATGACGAACTACGGCTCGCTGTTCCTCGGGCCGGAGACCAACGTCGCGTACGGCGACAAGGCCATCGGCACGAACCACATCCTGCCCACCGGGCGCGCCGCACGCTACACCGGCGGGCTGTGGGTCGGGAAGTTCCTCAAGACCGTCACGTACCAGCGCGCCACCCGCGAGGCGTCGGTGGTCGTGGGCCGGCACTGCTCGGTCATCTGCGGCGTGGAGGGCTTCGCCGGCCACCAGCGGCAGGCGGACCTGCGCGTCGAGCGGTACGCGCCGGCCGTGGCGGTGGGCACGGGCGACTGA
- a CDS encoding LacI family DNA-binding transcriptional regulator yields MTRAPSPPASAQRVTSLDVSREAGVSQSAVSRAFTPGASIRPETRRRVLEAAQRLGYQPNAIARSLVTQRSGIVALIVGELHNPFYPQALSKFAQALEARGKRALLLTHDARRDVQETLDAARSYQIEAAIVFPTRLTATPPTLGHVQGGGVPVLLFNRHLPGHQLLSVACDNHAGGRLAAQVLLDAGARRPAFIGGDPDTSTHQDRLRGFTERLAEAGLRPVAAPSRAFQYDWGVQATLHLDATGTRPDAFFGANDIVAIGVLDALRTLGRRVPEEVSVIGFDNIDESARLAYRLTTIGQPLDAMIEDALRALEDPQPVDGPRLHAPELIWRDTVAGTGP; encoded by the coding sequence ATGACCCGCGCTCCCTCCCCACCGGCGTCCGCCCAGCGGGTCACGTCCCTTGACGTGTCGCGGGAGGCGGGCGTGTCGCAGTCGGCGGTGTCACGCGCCTTCACGCCCGGCGCGTCCATCCGCCCCGAGACGCGCCGGCGCGTGCTGGAGGCCGCCCAGCGCCTCGGCTACCAGCCCAACGCGATCGCCCGGTCGCTCGTCACGCAGCGCAGCGGCATCGTGGCGCTCATCGTCGGTGAACTGCACAACCCCTTCTACCCGCAGGCCCTGTCGAAGTTCGCCCAGGCACTGGAGGCGCGGGGCAAGCGGGCGCTGCTGCTCACCCACGACGCGCGGCGCGACGTGCAGGAGACGCTGGACGCGGCCCGCTCGTACCAGATCGAGGCGGCCATCGTGTTCCCCACCCGCCTCACGGCGACGCCGCCCACCCTCGGCCACGTGCAGGGCGGCGGGGTGCCCGTCCTGCTGTTCAACCGGCACCTGCCCGGCCACCAGCTGCTCTCCGTCGCGTGCGACAACCACGCCGGGGGCCGCCTGGCCGCGCAGGTGCTGCTGGACGCCGGCGCCCGCCGGCCGGCCTTCATCGGCGGCGATCCCGACACGTCCACCCACCAGGATCGGCTGCGCGGCTTCACCGAACGCCTCGCCGAGGCGGGCCTGCGGCCGGTCGCCGCGCCGTCCCGCGCGTTCCAGTACGACTGGGGCGTCCAGGCGACCCTGCACCTCGACGCGACCGGCACGCGGCCTGACGCGTTCTTCGGCGCGAACGACATCGTCGCCATCGGCGTGCTCGACGCCCTGCGCACCCTGGGCCGCCGCGTGCCCGAGGAGGTCAGTGTGATCGGATTTGACAACATCGACGAGTCGGCGCGCCTCGCGTACCGCCTCACCACCATCGGCCAGCCGCTCGACGCGATGATCGAGGACGCCCTGCGCGCCCTCGAAGACCCGCAGCCCGTCGACGGCCCGCGCCTGCACGCGCCGGAACTCATCTGGCGCGACACCGTCGCCGGAACCGGGCCGTGA
- a CDS encoding SDR family NAD(P)-dependent oxidoreductase yields MTGAPSLAGRVALVTGGAGGIGRAICSALAAAGATVIVGYGGSEARAAALAAALPGRGHRCARVPVDDSAVLAAVAEDIRRAEGHLDLLVNNAGLTTPVPHADLDGLSDEWIDTILRVNVRGPFACVRAFAPLLRSGGHGLVVNISSVAAVTGLGSNVAYCASKAALDSLTRSLARALAPDIRVLSVSPGWVDGEYAARMPPEVIAAQAAHTPLGRIARPEEVAQAVLAAATLLTFTTGTVLPVDGGRPLG; encoded by the coding sequence GTGACGGGCGCACCGTCCCTGGCGGGCCGCGTGGCGCTCGTGACCGGCGGTGCCGGCGGCATCGGGCGCGCCATCTGCAGCGCCCTGGCGGCGGCGGGCGCCACCGTGATCGTCGGCTACGGCGGGAGCGAGGCGCGCGCCGCCGCGCTCGCCGCCGCGCTGCCGGGCCGCGGCCACCGCTGCGCGCGGGTGCCCGTCGACGACTCGGCCGTCCTCGCGGCGGTGGCCGAGGACATCCGGCGCGCCGAGGGGCACCTGGACCTGCTCGTCAACAACGCGGGCCTCACGACGCCCGTGCCGCACGCCGACCTGGACGGCCTGAGCGACGAGTGGATCGACACGATCCTGCGCGTGAACGTGCGCGGCCCCTTCGCGTGCGTCCGCGCGTTCGCGCCGCTCCTGCGCTCAGGCGGCCACGGCCTCGTCGTGAACATCTCGTCGGTCGCGGCCGTGACGGGCCTGGGGTCGAACGTCGCGTACTGCGCGTCCAAGGCGGCCCTGGACTCCCTGACGCGCTCGCTGGCCCGGGCGCTGGCCCCGGACATCCGCGTGCTCAGCGTGTCGCCCGGCTGGGTGGACGGCGAGTACGCGGCCCGCATGCCCCCGGAGGTGATCGCGGCGCAGGCCGCCCACACGCCACTGGGGCGCATCGCCCGTCCGGAGGAGGTCGCGCAGGCCGTGCTCGCCGCGGCCACGCTCCTCACCTTCACCACCGGCACCGTGCTCCCGGTGGACGGCGGCCGCCCCCTGGGCTGA
- a CDS encoding MFS transporter — MPLPSSLWNRSFVLWLLGSAQSRLGSALSGIALSFLVLSQTGSARATALTLACALAPTLLMPLMGAWVDRMPLKVPLIGAALVQGLLQVMVGGVAVAWGEVPLWVVNGAALLSGLANAFAQPASSAAVPALVPPDQLARANGVVISVSQGAWLLGTLAGSGLVAAVSPAVAIALDRVSFLVMAGLLTQVTLPQTMGRGAAGPGLLADLWAGLRLMRRSRTLSFTPVIGLLLNATLAPLLVIVPKRMVSLGAGAQGYGAFLALEAAGMVVAGVLFTVLGRRLPTRRATAAGLLLTAVTYGAMWSWPVLPVVLAGSAVLGFGFGILNTPLNTLLQHLVPAAYLGRVFSVLGMGSSIGMPLSLLLVSPWLDRLPPAVWFGAAACLQGLGTVAWILVVQSERRLPDLRGAEGMA; from the coding sequence ATGCCCCTGCCCTCCTCCCTGTGGAACCGGTCGTTCGTCCTGTGGCTGCTCGGCAGCGCGCAGTCCCGGCTGGGCTCGGCCCTGTCCGGCATCGCCCTGAGCTTCCTGGTGCTGTCGCAGACCGGTTCGGCCCGCGCGACCGCCCTGACCCTCGCGTGCGCGCTGGCCCCGACCCTGCTGATGCCGCTGATGGGCGCGTGGGTCGACCGGATGCCCCTGAAGGTCCCGCTGATCGGTGCCGCGCTCGTTCAGGGGCTGCTGCAGGTCATGGTGGGCGGCGTGGCCGTGGCGTGGGGCGAGGTTCCCCTGTGGGTGGTGAACGGCGCGGCGCTGCTGTCCGGGCTGGCCAACGCGTTCGCGCAGCCGGCCAGCAGCGCGGCGGTGCCGGCCCTGGTGCCCCCGGACCAGCTTGCGCGGGCGAACGGCGTGGTGATCAGCGTGTCCCAGGGGGCGTGGCTGCTCGGCACCCTGGCGGGGAGCGGTCTGGTGGCCGCCGTGTCGCCCGCCGTGGCGATCGCGCTGGACCGCGTGAGCTTCCTGGTGATGGCCGGGCTGCTGACGCAGGTCACGCTGCCTCAGACCATGGGACGCGGCGCGGCTGGGCCGGGGCTGCTCGCCGACCTGTGGGCGGGCCTGCGGCTGATGCGGCGCTCGCGGACGCTGTCGTTCACGCCGGTGATCGGCCTGCTGCTGAACGCCACCCTGGCCCCGTTGCTGGTCATCGTGCCAAAACGGATGGTCTCGCTCGGGGCGGGTGCGCAGGGGTACGGAGCGTTCCTCGCCCTGGAGGCCGCTGGCATGGTGGTGGCAGGCGTGCTGTTCACCGTGCTGGGCCGCCGCCTGCCCACCCGGCGGGCGACGGCGGCGGGCCTGCTGCTGACGGCGGTGACGTACGGCGCGATGTGGTCGTGGCCGGTGCTGCCGGTGGTGCTGGCCGGGTCGGCGGTGCTGGGCTTCGGCTTCGGGATCCTGAACACGCCGCTGAATACCCTGCTGCAGCACCTGGTGCCGGCGGCATACCTGGGGCGGGTGTTCAGCGTGCTGGGGATGGGATCGAGCATCGGGATGCCGCTGAGCCTGCTGCTCGTGTCGCCGTGGCTCGACCGGTTGCCGCCCGCCGTGTGGTTCGGCGCGGCGGCGTGCCTGCAGGGGCTGGGGACGGTGGCGTGGATCCTGGTCGTGCAGTCCGAGCGCCGGCTCCCCGACCTGCGCGGGGCCGAGGGGATGGCGTGA
- a CDS encoding GAF domain-containing protein translates to MSHPAGGEDLVNRHDMLDESRAHTVVDTWRRITQALGDAVTPEAVINTVVDESVRLLGADAGSVMLVTPDGQHLEIRGTTGYDPGRVEAWRVLPLQRRTPSTEAYVSQTAILIERSAEAIQAYPALREVLAQVTGSFASLPLTVRDQTLGVLALSFYTERRFDATDRAFLSTLANVCAQSLQRSAARAEAHLLNTRLQFLAEAGAILSRSLDLTTILDSLARLTVPDIADWCVIYLPDPDGRLEPVTITHQDPQMVTLLQHYTRRYPTHASADSGVGRVYATGQPELVATITDEMYETASIPEEHRRDLRQLHLRSIITVPMLVAGRPIGVLGFGRTTAARAYTPDDFDFAQQVAARAGKAVENARLHRELQQELTARLAMQQVLDDTNAHLEDRVRERTEELQNLNDDLQAFAHSVSHDLRTPIRHITSFADLLSRHLPPGTDRAARALDQIKHGAHRLSATVDGLLVLTRSSQQPLNCTDVALDALLTDVIADLDVSAALHPVEWRIGPLPTIRGDAALLALVMQNLLHNAVKFTAHIPQPVIDVSASHREATTFITVHDNGPGFDPTYAHKLFQPFQRLHHPAEFEGTGLGLANVRRIVQRHGGHIWAASAPGQGATFTFTLPD, encoded by the coding sequence ATGTCACACCCTGCCGGAGGAGAGGATCTGGTCAACCGGCACGACATGCTCGACGAGAGCCGCGCCCACACTGTCGTCGACACGTGGCGGCGCATCACCCAGGCGCTCGGCGACGCCGTGACCCCCGAGGCCGTCATCAACACCGTGGTGGACGAGAGTGTGCGGCTCCTCGGTGCGGATGCGGGCTCCGTCATGCTGGTGACCCCGGACGGCCAGCATCTGGAAATCAGAGGCACCACCGGGTACGATCCCGGCCGCGTCGAGGCGTGGCGCGTCCTCCCGCTGCAGCGCCGGACGCCCAGCACCGAGGCCTACGTCAGCCAGACCGCGATCCTGATCGAGCGTAGCGCGGAGGCCATCCAGGCGTACCCCGCCCTGCGTGAGGTGCTGGCGCAGGTCACGGGCAGTTTCGCGAGCCTGCCCCTCACCGTTCGCGACCAGACGCTCGGCGTCCTCGCCCTCTCCTTTTACACGGAGCGGCGGTTCGACGCCACGGACCGGGCATTCCTCAGCACGCTCGCCAACGTGTGCGCGCAGTCACTCCAGCGCAGCGCCGCCCGCGCCGAAGCGCACCTCCTGAACACCCGCCTGCAGTTCCTCGCTGAGGCCGGGGCCATCCTCAGCCGGTCTCTCGACCTCACCACCATCCTCGACAGCCTCGCCCGCCTGACGGTTCCGGACATCGCCGACTGGTGCGTGATCTACCTCCCGGACCCAGACGGCCGCCTCGAACCCGTGACCATCACCCATCAGGATCCGCAGATGGTCACCCTGCTCCAGCACTACACCCGACGCTACCCCACGCACGCCTCCGCGGACAGCGGCGTCGGGCGCGTGTACGCCACGGGCCAGCCGGAACTCGTGGCGACCATCACCGACGAGATGTACGAGACCGCCTCCATCCCGGAGGAGCACCGACGTGACCTGCGGCAGCTCCACCTGCGGTCCATCATCACCGTGCCCATGCTCGTGGCCGGCCGCCCCATCGGCGTCCTCGGGTTCGGCCGCACCACGGCGGCCCGAGCGTACACGCCGGACGATTTCGACTTCGCCCAGCAGGTCGCCGCCCGCGCCGGCAAGGCCGTCGAGAACGCCCGGCTCCACCGCGAATTGCAGCAGGAACTCACCGCCCGGCTCGCCATGCAGCAGGTTCTGGACGACACCAACGCGCACCTCGAAGACCGCGTCCGTGAGCGCACCGAGGAACTCCAGAACCTCAACGATGACCTGCAGGCGTTCGCGCACTCGGTGTCACACGACCTGCGCACCCCGATCCGGCACATCACCAGCTTCGCCGACCTGCTCTCACGCCACCTGCCCCCCGGAACCGACCGCGCCGCCCGCGCCCTCGACCAGATCAAGCACGGAGCCCACCGCCTGTCGGCCACCGTCGACGGCCTGCTCGTCCTGACGCGCTCCAGTCAGCAGCCCCTGAACTGCACGGACGTCGCCCTGGACGCGCTCCTGACCGACGTCATTGCCGACCTGGACGTCAGCGCGGCGCTCCACCCGGTCGAGTGGCGCATCGGCCCGCTCCCCACCATCCGGGGCGACGCCGCCCTCCTGGCCCTGGTCATGCAGAACCTGCTGCACAACGCCGTGAAGTTCACCGCCCACATTCCGCAGCCCGTGATCGATGTCAGCGCCAGCCACAGGGAGGCGACCACCTTCATCACCGTCCACGACAACGGGCCAGGCTTCGACCCCACGTACGCCCACAAGCTGTTCCAGCCGTTCCAGCGCCTGCATCATCCCGCCGAATTCGAGGGCACCGGCCTGGGTCTGGCGAACGTCCGCCGGATCGTCCAGCGCCACGGCGGCCACATCTGGGCGGCCAGCGCGCCCGGCCAGGGCGCCACCTTCACGTTCACGCTCCCCGACTGA